A genome region from Leptodactylus fuscus isolate aLepFus1 chromosome 6, aLepFus1.hap2, whole genome shotgun sequence includes the following:
- the LOC142210428 gene encoding E3 ubiquitin/ISG15 ligase TRIM25-like isoform X1: MSIMAQSLADMAEELTCSICLSLFTTPVTLPCGHNFCSQCLDLSWKGQEGSYSCPQCRYVFSSKPELMKNTLLSNLVSQVVAARGNGEEPDQAAAEDREDEDEEEEIPDRSAVLCDSCRKVAASKTCLTCMASFCQEHLMPHLQSPAFLDHLLSQPLGDLQQRKCPEHGKLMDQYCCDHGQCLCCYCALSHKTCKTYTLQEAKQLKELHYTNLLRSVNQKIEKALSTAEEVQCEQKRVLETTKKKKELLEAEYEEIKSLIDEERCRAMAKIEEEEKKVTGKFNFTQSVLSKKRQEYEKMRNRVQSLLQEQDDLQFLKRASKLKDTTSKEPYKPKTEFDDKLLQGIYKSAVALKETVKSRIGQIAGTPEWRSQTSPKSPGAEPVVESEEASDWWRPTSPNPGKSGEKPQTKIKPKIKKTPNTPPAAASAPKPEERPQRSPRSKSVTNIPDSREQLIMHAVRLTADPSTVHKKIVLSDMFTRLSVSDLPQNYKESPQRFISCSQLLCSQGFSQGVHYWEILKEGGNFSGLGVAYQSIARTGTESRLGRNKVSWCIEWCNGKLQAWHDDKQTDLTTPNTNKYGVLLNCDQGFITFYCIGKRFSEIYKFRAKFTEPVYPAFWMFSNKTVLVLNAFPTEATFTK; the protein is encoded by the exons ATGTCCATCATGGCGCAGTCCCTGGCTGACATGGCGGAGGAGTTGACCTGTTCCATCTGCCTGAGTCTCTTCACCACGCCGGTCACTCTGCCCTGTGGCCACAACTTCTGCTCGCAGTGCCTGGACCTGAGCTGGAAGGGGCAGGAGGGCTCGTACAGCTGCCCGCAGTGCCGCTATGTCTTCTCCAGTAAGCCCGAGCTCATGAAAAACACCCTGCTCAGTAACCTGGTGAGCCAGGTGGTGGCGGCCCGGGGGAATGGTGAGGAGCCGGACCAGGCAGCGGCGGAGGACCGAGAGGacgaggacgaggaggaggagatcCCGGACAGGAGCGCCGTGCTGTGTGACAGCTGCAGGAAGGTGGCGGCCTCCAAGACCTGCCTCACCTGTATGGCGTCCTTCTGCCAGGAGCACCTGATGCCTCACCTGCAGAGCCCGGCCTTCCTGGACCACCTGCTGAGCCAACCCCTGGGCGACCTGCAGCAGAGGAAGTGCCCGGAGCATGGCAAGCTGATGGACCAGTACTGCTGCGACCATGGCCAGTGCCTGTGCTGCTACTGTGCCCTGAGCCACAAGACCTGCAAGACGTACACCCTGCAGGAGGCCAAGCAACTCAAGGAG CTGCATTATACAAACTTGCTGAGATCTGTAAACCAGAAGATCGAGAAGGCGCTGAGCACAGCAGAGGAGGTGCAGTGTGAGCAGAAGCGTGTTCTG GAAACTACCAAGAAGAAAAAGGAGCTTCTGGAGGCCGAGTATGAAGAGATCAAGAGCCTGATCGATGAAGAGCGGTGCAGGGCCATGGCAAAGATCgaggaggaagaaaagaaagTCACTGGAAAATTCAACTTCACACAAAGTGTCCTGAGTAAGAAGCGTCAAGAGTATGAGAAAATGCGCAATAGGGTGCAGAGCCTCCTCCAGGAGCAGGACGACCTCCAATTCTTGAAG AGAGCGTCTAAGCTGAAGGATACTACCTCCAAGGAACCATACAAGCCAAAgacagaatttgatgacaaatTGCTGCAAGGCATCTataagtctgctgtggccctcaAAGAGACTGTTAAGTCCAGGATTGGTCAGATAG CAGGAACTCCAGAATGGAGATCCCAGACCTCACCAAAGTCACCAGGAGCAGAGCCGGTGGTGGAATCAG AGGAGGCTAGCGACTGGTGGAGACCCACATCACCTAATCCTGGAAAATCAGGGGAGAAGCCCCAGACCAAGA TTAAACCCAAGATAAAGAAAACGCCGAACACGCCACCGGCAGCTGCCAGTGCGCCAAAGCCTGAAG AAAGGCCACAGAGGTCGCCACGATCAAAATCAGTCACAAACATCCCAGACTCCAGGGAACAGCTCATTATGC ATGCTGTGAGACTGACTGCGGACCCCAGCACTGTCCACAAGAAGATTGTCCTCTCTGACATGTTCACCAGATTATCGGTCAGCGACTTGCCTCAGAACTACAAGGAGAGTCCGCAGAGGTTTATCAGCTGCTCCCAGCTCCTCTGCTCCCAGGGCTTCTCACAAGGCGTCCATTACTGGGAGATCCTAAAAGAAGGCGGGAACTTCAGCGGGTTGGGTGTGGCCTACCAGAGTATCGCCCGCACTGGAACGGAGAGTCGTCTCGGCCGCAACAAGGTGTCCTGGTGCATCGAATGGTGTAATGGGAAGCTGCAGGCCTGGCACGATGACAAACAGACCGACCTCACCACCCCCAACACCAACAAGTACGGGGTGCTGCTGAACTGTGACCAAGGCTTCATCACTTTCTATTGCATTGGGAAAAGGTTCAGTGAAATTTATAAATTTCGGGCCAAGTTTACGGAGCCGGTGTACCCGGCCTTCTGGATGTTCTCCAATAAGACCGTCCTGGTCCTTAATGCATTCCCGACAGAGGCCACTTTCACCAAGTGA
- the LOC142210428 gene encoding E3 ubiquitin/ISG15 ligase TRIM25-like isoform X2 — translation MSIMAQSLADMAEELTCSICLSLFTTPVTLPCGHNFCSQCLDLSWKGQEGSYSCPQCRYVFSSKPELMKNTLLSNLVSQVVAARGNGEEPDQAAAEDREDEDEEEEIPDRSAVLCDSCRKVAASKTCLTCMASFCQEHLMPHLQSPAFLDHLLSQPLGDLQQRKCPEHGKLMDQYCCDHGQCLCCYCALSHKTCKTYTLQEAKQLKELHYTNLLRSVNQKIEKALSTAEEVQCEQKRVLETTKKKKELLEAEYEEIKSLIDEERCRAMAKIEEEEKKVTGKFNFTQSVLSKKRQEYEKMRNRVQSLLQEQDDLQFLKRASKLKDTTSKEPYKPKTEFDDKLLQGIYKSAVALKETVKSRIGQIGTPEWRSQTSPKSPGAEPVVESEEASDWWRPTSPNPGKSGEKPQTKIKPKIKKTPNTPPAAASAPKPEERPQRSPRSKSVTNIPDSREQLIMHAVRLTADPSTVHKKIVLSDMFTRLSVSDLPQNYKESPQRFISCSQLLCSQGFSQGVHYWEILKEGGNFSGLGVAYQSIARTGTESRLGRNKVSWCIEWCNGKLQAWHDDKQTDLTTPNTNKYGVLLNCDQGFITFYCIGKRFSEIYKFRAKFTEPVYPAFWMFSNKTVLVLNAFPTEATFTK, via the exons ATGTCCATCATGGCGCAGTCCCTGGCTGACATGGCGGAGGAGTTGACCTGTTCCATCTGCCTGAGTCTCTTCACCACGCCGGTCACTCTGCCCTGTGGCCACAACTTCTGCTCGCAGTGCCTGGACCTGAGCTGGAAGGGGCAGGAGGGCTCGTACAGCTGCCCGCAGTGCCGCTATGTCTTCTCCAGTAAGCCCGAGCTCATGAAAAACACCCTGCTCAGTAACCTGGTGAGCCAGGTGGTGGCGGCCCGGGGGAATGGTGAGGAGCCGGACCAGGCAGCGGCGGAGGACCGAGAGGacgaggacgaggaggaggagatcCCGGACAGGAGCGCCGTGCTGTGTGACAGCTGCAGGAAGGTGGCGGCCTCCAAGACCTGCCTCACCTGTATGGCGTCCTTCTGCCAGGAGCACCTGATGCCTCACCTGCAGAGCCCGGCCTTCCTGGACCACCTGCTGAGCCAACCCCTGGGCGACCTGCAGCAGAGGAAGTGCCCGGAGCATGGCAAGCTGATGGACCAGTACTGCTGCGACCATGGCCAGTGCCTGTGCTGCTACTGTGCCCTGAGCCACAAGACCTGCAAGACGTACACCCTGCAGGAGGCCAAGCAACTCAAGGAG CTGCATTATACAAACTTGCTGAGATCTGTAAACCAGAAGATCGAGAAGGCGCTGAGCACAGCAGAGGAGGTGCAGTGTGAGCAGAAGCGTGTTCTG GAAACTACCAAGAAGAAAAAGGAGCTTCTGGAGGCCGAGTATGAAGAGATCAAGAGCCTGATCGATGAAGAGCGGTGCAGGGCCATGGCAAAGATCgaggaggaagaaaagaaagTCACTGGAAAATTCAACTTCACACAAAGTGTCCTGAGTAAGAAGCGTCAAGAGTATGAGAAAATGCGCAATAGGGTGCAGAGCCTCCTCCAGGAGCAGGACGACCTCCAATTCTTGAAG AGAGCGTCTAAGCTGAAGGATACTACCTCCAAGGAACCATACAAGCCAAAgacagaatttgatgacaaatTGCTGCAAGGCATCTataagtctgctgtggccctcaAAGAGACTGTTAAGTCCAGGATTGGTCAGATAG GAACTCCAGAATGGAGATCCCAGACCTCACCAAAGTCACCAGGAGCAGAGCCGGTGGTGGAATCAG AGGAGGCTAGCGACTGGTGGAGACCCACATCACCTAATCCTGGAAAATCAGGGGAGAAGCCCCAGACCAAGA TTAAACCCAAGATAAAGAAAACGCCGAACACGCCACCGGCAGCTGCCAGTGCGCCAAAGCCTGAAG AAAGGCCACAGAGGTCGCCACGATCAAAATCAGTCACAAACATCCCAGACTCCAGGGAACAGCTCATTATGC ATGCTGTGAGACTGACTGCGGACCCCAGCACTGTCCACAAGAAGATTGTCCTCTCTGACATGTTCACCAGATTATCGGTCAGCGACTTGCCTCAGAACTACAAGGAGAGTCCGCAGAGGTTTATCAGCTGCTCCCAGCTCCTCTGCTCCCAGGGCTTCTCACAAGGCGTCCATTACTGGGAGATCCTAAAAGAAGGCGGGAACTTCAGCGGGTTGGGTGTGGCCTACCAGAGTATCGCCCGCACTGGAACGGAGAGTCGTCTCGGCCGCAACAAGGTGTCCTGGTGCATCGAATGGTGTAATGGGAAGCTGCAGGCCTGGCACGATGACAAACAGACCGACCTCACCACCCCCAACACCAACAAGTACGGGGTGCTGCTGAACTGTGACCAAGGCTTCATCACTTTCTATTGCATTGGGAAAAGGTTCAGTGAAATTTATAAATTTCGGGCCAAGTTTACGGAGCCGGTGTACCCGGCCTTCTGGATGTTCTCCAATAAGACCGTCCTGGTCCTTAATGCATTCCCGACAGAGGCCACTTTCACCAAGTGA